In the genome of Haemophilus pittmaniae, one region contains:
- the malQ gene encoding 4-alpha-glucanotransferase: MQMSSSQKQSAEQLGISLSHYDIDGHLIYASPTTIDYFIEQLQFPPNTGQEQVFHDVVSAFENEPIQYDLTQLSLSPNASLRYQLLNEQNQVLFEDTIPFSVFLSLPALSFGYYRLEVFAAQQVFAVQLLIAPRTAYQPSFLEQQKAWGINVQLYSLRSQHNWGIGDFADLAYLIEQSAAQGADFVGINPLHLLYPSVPEWASPYSSSSRRWLNFIYLDITALPEFKLARSVQNWFKSSDIANQIQALREQDAVNYSAVTALKLNALEQLFAFSQRSKSAAIVKRRDAFSAYQKEQGEALVLQGLFNVLDKIEHADQQASENTIGWLGWREEWQHLTEKKRKALIKQYKAEIDFFAWLQWLTEQQLNELKLLCQKVGMRLGIYGDLAVNSSRGSVDVWSQPSLYCVNASVGAPPDPLGPVGQNWNLPPYNPSQLKAIGFAAVVAMLRANMRHFGVLRIDHVMGLFRLWLIPEGKTAADGVYVHYPFNELMAILAIESQRNQCLIIGEDLGTVADEVRWKLNEFRIFSYFVLYFAQRNRQYPYVNEFPRNAFATIGTHDVPSLQSFWHCRDLALFDELNILKGDVLAQKYEQRVIDKQALLDSLHRDGYLPPDYQGDALTMAMHDNLNRQIHRYLANSQSALIGIQLENLTAQEISFNLPGTSTEYPNWQKKIKQSLEFIFNDENLITFFAQINQARKA, encoded by the coding sequence ATGCAAATGTCCTCATCCCAGAAACAATCCGCTGAACAACTTGGCATTTCTCTTTCCCATTATGATATTGACGGGCATTTAATTTATGCATCGCCAACAACCATTGATTATTTTATCGAGCAATTACAATTTCCACCGAATACCGGGCAAGAACAGGTGTTCCATGATGTAGTGAGCGCGTTTGAGAACGAGCCAATTCAATATGATTTGACCCAGCTTTCTCTTTCGCCTAATGCTTCTCTGCGTTATCAATTGCTCAATGAGCAAAATCAAGTTCTGTTTGAAGATACAATCCCGTTTTCAGTTTTCCTTTCCTTGCCTGCCTTGTCTTTTGGCTATTATCGTTTAGAAGTTTTTGCCGCTCAGCAAGTTTTTGCTGTTCAACTTTTAATTGCGCCAAGAACAGCATATCAACCCTCTTTCTTAGAACAACAAAAAGCTTGGGGTATTAATGTTCAGCTTTATAGCTTACGTTCTCAGCATAATTGGGGAATTGGTGATTTTGCTGATTTAGCTTATTTGATTGAGCAAAGTGCTGCGCAAGGAGCCGACTTCGTTGGGATTAACCCATTACATTTACTTTATCCGTCCGTGCCTGAATGGGCGAGTCCTTATAGTTCTTCTTCACGTCGTTGGTTGAATTTCATTTATCTTGATATTACAGCATTACCAGAATTTAAATTGGCGAGATCCGTACAAAATTGGTTTAAATCTAGCGATATTGCTAATCAAATCCAAGCTTTACGTGAGCAGGATGCCGTTAATTATAGTGCTGTAACCGCATTGAAGTTAAACGCTCTTGAACAGCTCTTTGCCTTTAGCCAACGTAGTAAATCTGCAGCAATCGTCAAGCGTCGTGATGCTTTTTCCGCCTATCAGAAAGAACAGGGAGAAGCATTGGTTTTACAAGGACTGTTTAATGTTTTAGATAAAATTGAACATGCCGATCAACAAGCGAGTGAAAATACTATTGGCTGGTTAGGTTGGCGTGAAGAATGGCAACATCTCACTGAAAAGAAACGTAAAGCATTAATTAAACAATATAAAGCGGAAATTGACTTTTTCGCATGGTTGCAATGGTTAACCGAACAGCAACTGAATGAACTGAAACTTCTTTGCCAAAAAGTGGGAATGCGTTTGGGGATTTACGGTGATTTAGCAGTGAATAGTTCGCGCGGTAGTGTGGATGTATGGTCGCAACCATCACTTTATTGTGTGAATGCATCTGTTGGTGCTCCGCCTGATCCGCTCGGCCCTGTTGGACAAAACTGGAATTTACCACCTTATAATCCAAGCCAATTAAAAGCGATAGGCTTTGCAGCTGTAGTTGCTATGCTTCGTGCGAATATGCGGCATTTTGGCGTATTGCGTATTGATCATGTGATGGGATTATTCCGCTTATGGTTAATTCCGGAAGGAAAAACGGCGGCAGATGGTGTTTATGTGCATTATCCGTTCAATGAGTTAATGGCTATTTTAGCGATTGAAAGTCAACGTAATCAATGCCTGATCATCGGAGAAGATTTAGGTACGGTAGCGGATGAAGTTCGCTGGAAACTGAACGAGTTTCGCATTTTCTCGTATTTTGTATTGTATTTTGCTCAACGCAATCGCCAATATCCGTATGTAAACGAATTTCCGCGTAATGCCTTTGCTACCATTGGTACACACGATGTGCCTTCCTTGCAAAGTTTCTGGCATTGTCGTGATTTAGCATTGTTTGACGAACTCAATATTTTAAAAGGCGATGTGCTAGCACAAAAATATGAACAACGGGTTATCGATAAGCAAGCCTTGCTTGATAGCTTACATCGTGATGGCTATTTGCCGCCGGATTATCAAGGCGATGCCTTAACTATGGCTATGCACGATAATCTTAATCGCCAAATTCATCGTTATTTGGCAAACAGTCAGAGTGCCTTAATTGGTATTCAATTAGAGAATTTAACCGCTCAAGAAATTTCATTTAATTTGCCTGGAACTTCAACCGAATATCCAAACTGGCAAAAGAAAATCAAACAATCCTTAGAGTTTATTTTTAATGACGAAAACTTAATAACGTTTTTCGCCCAAATTAATCAAGCTCGTAAAGCATAA
- the glgX gene encoding glycogen debranching protein GlgX codes for MFSIYNNGKPSPMGYSQTQVNGRQISNFALFSTAANAVELCLFRDGKESRFAMSQSNDIWHLAMEGVELNDEYAFRITGKNDGTLANPQKLMLDPYAKAVSHKPDLSSPEARSIFLLSDERDNAAVAPKGRIIDETFDWTGDCKPSIPWAQTIVYELNIKGFSQLNSRIPVDIRGSYAALAHPENIAYFKALGVTSLELLPVNFFIDEPHLQEKGLRNYWGYNPLAMFALEPSYAADSKQPLHEFKNMVKALHQAGIEVILDVVFNHTAESEKAFPAFSQRGIDDKTYYWQNEQGDYINWTGCGNMLNLANDVTRKWLLDCLRYWVTECHVDGFRFDLATVLGRETPDFNPNAKLFAEMEQDEILQNIKLIAEPWDIGHYGYQVGRFPAYFSQWNDRFRDDMCRFWLWKSGEAGAFAERFAGSSDIFNREGRLPYGSLNFITAHDGFTLRDLVSYNHKHNEANGEENRDGRNENYSYNHGIEGTQLDLADKWQGEVENSRILSAKGLLASLLLANGVPMLLAGDEFGNSQYGNNNAYCQDNEITWLKWDDFNHTLFDFTKRTIALRKKIQSLQREIWWSDENVAWLNCGGNPMTLDDWHNRKSKALQVMLDGQYLFLVNAKTEPQSFHLPTGQWQKIDGDANVMLQQCDVSGMAFEVLEHIKD; via the coding sequence ATGTTTAGTATTTATAACAATGGCAAACCTTCACCAATGGGTTATTCGCAGACTCAGGTAAATGGTCGACAAATTTCGAATTTTGCGCTGTTTTCGACAGCTGCAAATGCCGTTGAGCTTTGCCTATTTCGTGATGGCAAAGAAAGCCGTTTTGCGATGAGTCAAAGCAATGATATTTGGCATTTAGCGATGGAAGGCGTGGAGTTAAATGATGAGTATGCTTTTCGAATCACTGGTAAAAATGATGGTACGTTAGCAAATCCGCAAAAGTTAATGCTTGATCCTTATGCTAAAGCCGTTAGCCATAAGCCGGACTTAAGCTCACCGGAGGCTCGCTCAATTTTCTTACTATCTGACGAACGGGATAATGCGGCAGTTGCTCCTAAGGGCCGTATTATTGATGAGACCTTTGATTGGACAGGAGATTGCAAACCTTCTATTCCTTGGGCACAAACTATTGTGTATGAATTGAATATTAAAGGTTTCAGTCAACTCAATTCACGTATTCCTGTAGACATTCGTGGTAGTTATGCTGCCTTAGCACACCCAGAAAATATTGCTTACTTTAAGGCCTTGGGCGTTACCAGCCTTGAATTATTACCGGTGAATTTCTTTATTGATGAACCACATTTACAGGAAAAAGGGCTACGTAATTATTGGGGATATAACCCATTAGCTATGTTTGCTCTAGAACCGAGTTACGCTGCTGATTCAAAACAGCCATTACATGAGTTTAAGAACATGGTAAAGGCTTTGCACCAAGCGGGCATCGAGGTGATTTTAGACGTGGTGTTTAACCACACGGCAGAATCGGAAAAAGCGTTCCCAGCATTTAGTCAGCGCGGTATTGATGATAAAACCTATTATTGGCAAAACGAGCAGGGCGATTACATCAATTGGACGGGGTGCGGCAATATGCTCAATCTTGCCAATGATGTGACCCGTAAATGGTTGTTGGATTGTTTGCGTTACTGGGTAACAGAGTGTCACGTGGACGGTTTTCGTTTTGATTTAGCGACCGTACTTGGACGTGAAACACCGGATTTCAATCCAAATGCCAAATTGTTTGCCGAAATGGAACAGGACGAAATCTTACAAAATATTAAATTAATAGCCGAACCTTGGGATATTGGACATTACGGTTATCAAGTGGGACGTTTCCCGGCCTATTTTTCACAATGGAATGATCGTTTTCGGGATGATATGTGCCGTTTTTGGTTATGGAAAAGTGGTGAAGCAGGTGCGTTTGCTGAGCGTTTTGCGGGCTCCAGCGATATTTTTAATCGCGAAGGGCGATTACCATACGGCAGCTTAAATTTTATTACCGCTCATGATGGTTTTACGTTGCGGGATTTGGTCAGCTATAACCATAAACATAATGAAGCGAATGGCGAAGAGAATCGTGATGGTCGCAACGAAAATTATAGCTACAACCATGGAATTGAAGGTACTCAACTGGATTTAGCCGATAAATGGCAAGGCGAGGTTGAGAATAGCCGCATTTTATCAGCAAAAGGATTATTAGCCTCTTTATTATTGGCCAATGGTGTGCCGATGCTACTTGCCGGCGATGAATTCGGCAACAGCCAGTATGGCAATAACAATGCATATTGCCAAGATAACGAAATAACCTGGTTAAAATGGGATGATTTTAACCACACCTTATTTGACTTTACCAAGCGAACTATTGCATTACGGAAAAAAATTCAAAGTTTGCAGCGGGAAATTTGGTGGTCGGATGAAAATGTCGCGTGGCTGAATTGTGGGGGCAACCCCATGACCCTCGACGATTGGCATAATCGGAAAAGCAAGGCGTTACAAGTGATGTTGGACGGACAGTATCTTTTCTTAGTTAATGCGAAAACCGAGCCACAATCTTTTCATTTGCCAACCGGGCAGTGGCAAAAGATTGATGGTGATGCAAATGTAATGCTTCAACAATGTGACGTGAGTGGTATGGCATTTGAAGTGTTGGAACATATAAAGGATTAA
- the glgC gene encoding glucose-1-phosphate adenylyltransferase: protein MEFVMKNDLNKYELVKDTLVLILAGGRGSRLHELTDKRAKPALYFGGNRRIIDFALSNCINSGLNRIGVVTQYAAHSLLRHLQTGWSFLPQERGEFVDMLPARQQIDNSTWYRGTADAVYQNMAIIRNHYRPKYILILAGDHIYKQDYSVMLMDHVKSGAKCTVGCIEVPRSEASEFGVMAVNENLKVKAFVEKPKDPPAMVGKPDISLASMGIYVFDADYLYNMLDKEVNTPCTSHDFGKDVLPKCLQEEVLYAHPFSRSCMGRNTEGEIYWRDVGTLDSFWQSNIDLVSENPQLDIYDQNWPIRGNPVQAYPSKFFYKNANVKPVDNSLIGGGCVITDASISNSVLFDRIKINEGSSVDHCVVLPQVQIGKNCTLKDCIIDRHCIIPDGMEIGVDKALDSKRFRLSSTGKVVLVTQTMLRKLQGEEVFSDEHLD, encoded by the coding sequence ATGGAGTTTGTTATGAAAAATGATCTAAATAAATATGAATTGGTTAAAGATACTTTAGTACTGATTTTAGCCGGTGGTCGGGGTTCCCGTTTACATGAGTTAACCGATAAACGAGCCAAACCGGCGTTATATTTCGGCGGTAATCGTCGCATTATTGATTTTGCTCTTTCCAACTGTATTAACTCAGGTCTTAATCGTATTGGTGTCGTCACCCAATATGCGGCTCACTCCTTGTTACGTCATTTGCAGACCGGTTGGTCATTTTTACCACAAGAGCGCGGCGAATTTGTGGATATGTTGCCGGCTCGTCAGCAAATTGATAATTCCACTTGGTATCGCGGTACAGCTGATGCGGTGTATCAAAATATGGCAATTATTCGTAACCACTACCGTCCGAAATATATTTTGATTCTTGCTGGTGACCATATCTATAAACAAGATTACAGCGTGATGTTGATGGATCACGTAAAAAGCGGTGCGAAATGTACCGTTGGTTGTATTGAAGTTCCTCGTTCTGAAGCGAGTGAATTTGGTGTAATGGCGGTAAATGAAAATCTTAAGGTAAAAGCTTTCGTTGAAAAACCGAAAGATCCACCGGCAATGGTTGGTAAACCGGACATTTCCTTGGCATCCATGGGGATTTATGTATTTGATGCTGATTATCTCTACAATATGTTAGATAAAGAAGTGAACACTCCTTGTACATCTCACGATTTTGGTAAAGACGTATTACCAAAATGTTTACAAGAAGAAGTGCTTTACGCTCATCCGTTCAGCCGTTCTTGCATGGGACGTAATACTGAAGGGGAAATTTACTGGCGTGATGTGGGGACACTTGACAGCTTCTGGCAATCCAATATTGACTTGGTCTCAGAAAATCCACAATTGGATATTTATGACCAAAATTGGCCAATCCGCGGTAACCCGGTACAGGCTTATCCATCCAAATTCTTCTATAAAAACGCCAATGTGAAACCTGTGGATAATTCTCTGATTGGTGGCGGTTGCGTAATTACTGATGCATCCATTAGTAATTCGGTGTTATTTGATCGCATCAAAATCAATGAAGGATCTTCTGTTGATCACTGCGTAGTCTTACCACAAGTACAAATCGGCAAAAATTGTACATTGAAAGATTGTATTATCGATCGTCATTGTATTATTCCAGATGGCATGGAAATCGGTGTAGATAAAGCACTTGATAGTAAACGTTTCCGACTCAGTTCTACAGGTAAAGTGGTGTTAGTTACACAAACTATGTTGAGAAAGTTACAGGGTGAAGAAGTCTTTAGTGATGAGCATTTAGATTAA
- the mdh gene encoding malate dehydrogenase, with translation MKVAVLGAAGGIGQALALLLKLQLPAESELALYDIAPVTPGVAVDVSHIPTAVRVKGFAGEDPSEALSGADVVLISAGVARKPGMDRSDLFNINAGIVKGLIEKVAAICPNACVGIITNPVNTTVAIAAEVLKKAGVYDKRKLFGVTTLDVLRSETFVSELKHLNVSRTSVPVIGGHSGVTILPLLSQVQYVEWQDSEIEPLTKRIQNAGTEVVNAKAGGGSATLSMAQAAARFARSLVKGLSGETVVECTYVEGDGKYARFFSQPVRLGKNGVEEILPIGPLSAFEQQALESMLPTLRADIELGEKFING, from the coding sequence ATGAAAGTTGCAGTATTAGGCGCTGCGGGCGGTATCGGCCAAGCATTAGCATTATTGTTGAAATTACAATTGCCGGCCGAAAGTGAATTGGCTTTATATGATATCGCACCGGTAACCCCGGGCGTGGCTGTGGATGTCAGCCATATTCCAACCGCGGTGAGAGTAAAAGGTTTTGCCGGAGAAGATCCGAGTGAAGCATTAAGCGGTGCCGATGTGGTTCTTATTTCAGCCGGTGTAGCACGTAAACCGGGCATGGATCGTTCTGATTTATTCAATATTAATGCCGGTATTGTGAAAGGGCTAATTGAAAAAGTTGCGGCGATTTGTCCGAATGCCTGTGTTGGTATTATTACTAACCCAGTAAATACCACGGTTGCGATTGCGGCAGAAGTGTTGAAAAAAGCTGGTGTATACGATAAACGTAAATTATTCGGGGTAACTACCTTAGATGTGTTACGCTCCGAAACTTTTGTCTCTGAACTTAAACATCTTAATGTATCTCGCACCAGTGTGCCGGTAATTGGTGGCCATTCAGGTGTAACTATTTTACCTTTGTTATCTCAAGTTCAATACGTGGAATGGCAAGATAGTGAAATTGAACCATTAACTAAACGTATTCAAAATGCGGGTACCGAAGTTGTGAATGCGAAAGCCGGTGGCGGTTCAGCTACACTTTCCATGGCTCAAGCCGCAGCACGTTTTGCCCGTTCATTAGTGAAAGGTTTGAGTGGTGAAACTGTAGTGGAATGTACTTATGTGGAAGGTGATGGTAAATATGCACGTTTCTTCTCTCAACCGGTGCGTTTAGGTAAAAATGGCGTGGAAGAAATTTTACCAATTGGCCCATTAAGTGCTTTTGAACAACAAGCATTAGAATCTATGTTGCCAACTTTGCGCGCAGATATTGAACTCGGTGAAAAATTCATCAATGGCTAA
- a CDS encoding TIGR01777 family oxidoreductase has protein sequence MKILLTGGTGLIGRALTEKLLDRNDNVTILSRQEHKNKKELTFVTRLTDNTRFDAIVNLAGEPIFAHRWTVQQKQRICNSRLELTRHLVEFINQSSTPPRLISGSACGFYGDRKDLLLTEQSSPADTFTGRLCQEWEKTAQQAKSSVALLRTGIVLSPQGGALAAMLPFYRCALGGTVGGGQQYWSWIALEDMVNGILFLLDNPHLQGAFNFTAPTPIRNQEFNRQLAAQLHRPAILPAPAVALRLAFGERATILLDSQRAIPQRLLEAGFQFRFSQLADYLSYELA, from the coding sequence ATGAAGATTCTTCTCACCGGCGGAACCGGCTTAATTGGCCGCGCATTGACCGAAAAACTCTTGGATAGAAACGATAATGTGACTATCCTTTCCCGCCAAGAGCATAAGAATAAAAAGGAATTAACCTTTGTGACAAGGTTAACTGATAATACCCGCTTTGATGCTATCGTTAATCTTGCCGGTGAACCAATTTTTGCCCATCGCTGGACTGTTCAACAAAAACAACGCATTTGCAATTCCCGCCTTGAACTTACCCGACATTTAGTAGAATTCATCAATCAAAGCTCAACACCACCACGCCTAATTTCAGGTTCAGCCTGTGGTTTTTATGGTGATCGCAAGGATTTATTACTCACTGAACAAAGTTCGCCCGCCGATACCTTCACCGGACGCTTATGCCAAGAGTGGGAAAAAACGGCACAACAGGCCAAAAGCTCGGTGGCCTTACTACGTACCGGCATAGTACTTTCGCCACAAGGCGGAGCATTAGCCGCCATGTTACCCTTTTATCGTTGCGCCTTGGGCGGTACAGTAGGCGGTGGACAGCAATATTGGAGTTGGATTGCCTTAGAAGATATGGTTAACGGCATTTTATTTCTGTTGGATAATCCGCACCTACAAGGGGCTTTTAATTTCACAGCACCCACTCCGATACGCAACCAAGAATTCAATCGTCAATTAGCCGCCCAACTCCACCGCCCCGCCATATTGCCTGCACCAGCTGTTGCGCTACGTTTAGCATTTGGCGAACGTGCCACAATTCTCTTAGATAGCCAACGTGCCATCCCACAACGCCTATTGGAGGCAGGTTTCCAATTCCGCTTCAGTCAACTGGCTGATTACCTCAGCTACGAGCTGGCTTAA
- the argR gene encoding transcriptional regulator ArgR gives MTEQLNKAFKALLAEERFASQTEIVEALKAQGFANINQSKVSRMLNKFGAVRTRNTKMEMVYRLPAELSVPATSSPLKNLVTDIDHNAMLIVIKTTPGAAQLIARLLDSIGKPQGILGTIAGDDTIFVTPTSETSIDVLMAQIQSLFASNL, from the coding sequence ATGACAGAACAACTCAACAAAGCCTTCAAAGCCCTCTTGGCAGAGGAGCGATTTGCCTCACAAACGGAAATCGTTGAAGCCCTAAAAGCCCAAGGATTTGCCAATATTAACCAATCCAAAGTTTCCCGTATGCTAAACAAATTTGGCGCGGTACGAACCCGTAATACCAAGATGGAAATGGTTTATCGACTCCCAGCTGAATTAAGCGTCCCTGCCACTAGCAGCCCGCTGAAAAACTTGGTAACGGATATCGATCATAATGCAATGTTGATTGTGATAAAAACCACCCCAGGAGCAGCCCAGTTGATCGCCCGACTACTCGACTCTATCGGCAAACCGCAAGGCATTCTCGGTACAATTGCCGGCGATGACACTATTTTTGTTACACCGACCAGCGAAACCTCGATCGATGTGCTAATGGCTCAAATCCAAAGCCTTTTTGCAAGCAACCTCTAA
- the glgB gene encoding 1,4-alpha-glucan branching protein GlgB translates to MTKLVAQSVINSFFDGKQADPFAVLGMHETHNGIEIRALLPDADKVEVIDKESQSLVVVLEKADDRGFFAAVVPEIHHFFAYQLKVYWGAEAQIIEDPYRFHPMINDLDQWLLAEGSLLRPYEILGAHFIECDGVPGVNFRVWAPNAKRVSLVGDFNYWDGRRHPMRFHPASGVWELFLPKASLGQRYKFELIDCYGNLRLKADPYAFSSQLRPDTASEISMLPDVVEMTEERRKANQRNQPISIYEVHLGSWRRNLENNFWLDYDQIADELIPYVKHMGFTHIEFLPLSEFPFDGSWGYQPIGLYSPTSRFGTPEAFKRLVEKAHKAGINVILDWVPGHFPSDTHGLVAFDGTALYEHADPREGYHQDWNTLIYNYGRNEVKNFLSSNALYWLERFGIDGIRVDAVASMIYRDYSRAEGQWIPNQYGGRENLEAIEFLKHTNWKIHSEMTGAISIAEESTSFGGVTHPMENGGLGFNFKWNMGWMNDTLSYMQLDPVYRRYHHDKMTFGMIYQYSENFVLPLSHDEVVHGKCSLLGKMPGDAWQKFANLRAYYGYMWGYPGKKLLFMGNEFAQGREWNYQESLDWFLLDENQGGPWHKGVLQLVKDLNGIYQKHAPLFELDGEPEGFNWLVVDDAENSVFAFERKSSDGERIIVISNFTPVPRDGYRIGVNTAGKYEEILNTDSMYYQGSNLGNFGLVESEEIASHGRENSISVTIPPLATIYLKYNG, encoded by the coding sequence ATGACGAAATTAGTGGCCCAATCGGTAATCAATTCATTTTTTGATGGCAAACAAGCAGATCCTTTTGCCGTGTTAGGTATGCATGAAACTCACAATGGTATTGAGATTCGAGCGTTATTGCCGGATGCTGATAAAGTTGAGGTAATTGATAAAGAAAGTCAATCCTTGGTGGTTGTCTTAGAGAAAGCAGATGACCGTGGTTTTTTTGCTGCCGTTGTCCCGGAGATTCATCATTTCTTTGCCTATCAATTGAAAGTGTATTGGGGAGCGGAAGCTCAAATCATTGAAGATCCGTATCGTTTCCATCCAATGATTAACGACTTGGATCAATGGCTATTAGCGGAAGGTTCTCTATTACGCCCTTATGAAATATTGGGAGCTCATTTTATTGAATGTGACGGTGTACCGGGCGTAAATTTCCGTGTATGGGCACCTAATGCTAAACGGGTTTCTTTGGTGGGCGATTTCAACTATTGGGATGGTCGTCGTCATCCAATGCGTTTCCATCCTGCAAGTGGTGTGTGGGAATTATTCTTACCAAAAGCTAGCCTTGGCCAACGCTACAAATTTGAATTAATTGATTGCTACGGCAATCTTCGTTTAAAAGCTGACCCTTATGCTTTCAGTTCGCAATTACGTCCGGATACCGCATCAGAAATTAGTATGTTGCCAGATGTAGTAGAAATGACAGAGGAACGTCGTAAAGCGAACCAACGCAACCAACCAATTTCTATTTACGAAGTGCATTTGGGCTCATGGCGCCGTAATTTAGAAAATAATTTCTGGCTTGATTACGATCAAATTGCCGATGAACTTATTCCTTATGTAAAACATATGGGCTTTACCCATATTGAATTTTTACCGCTATCCGAATTTCCTTTTGATGGTTCTTGGGGTTATCAACCGATTGGCCTGTATTCACCAACCAGCCGTTTTGGTACGCCGGAAGCTTTTAAACGTTTAGTCGAAAAAGCCCATAAAGCAGGCATTAATGTAATTTTAGACTGGGTGCCGGGACATTTCCCAAGTGATACACATGGTTTGGTTGCCTTTGATGGTACAGCCTTATATGAGCACGCAGATCCACGTGAAGGTTATCACCAAGACTGGAATACCTTAATTTATAACTATGGTCGTAATGAAGTGAAGAACTTCTTATCCAGTAATGCGCTGTATTGGCTTGAACGCTTTGGTATCGATGGTATTCGTGTGGATGCGGTAGCTTCGATGATTTATCGTGACTACAGTCGTGCTGAAGGGCAATGGATCCCAAATCAATATGGCGGTCGTGAAAACTTAGAAGCCATTGAATTTTTAAAACATACCAACTGGAAAATCCATTCTGAAATGACCGGTGCGATTTCCATTGCGGAAGAATCCACATCCTTTGGAGGGGTGACTCATCCGATGGAAAACGGTGGCCTTGGATTTAATTTCAAATGGAATATGGGCTGGATGAACGATACTTTAAGCTATATGCAGCTTGATCCTGTTTATCGTCGTTATCATCACGACAAAATGACCTTCGGGATGATTTACCAATATAGCGAAAATTTCGTATTACCGCTTTCTCATGATGAAGTGGTACATGGCAAGTGTTCTCTATTAGGCAAGATGCCGGGGGATGCGTGGCAAAAATTTGCTAACTTACGGGCTTACTACGGCTATATGTGGGGTTATCCAGGCAAGAAATTATTATTCATGGGTAACGAATTTGCCCAAGGCCGTGAGTGGAATTATCAAGAAAGTCTGGATTGGTTCTTACTTGATGAAAATCAAGGCGGCCCATGGCATAAAGGCGTATTGCAATTGGTAAAAGATCTGAATGGCATTTATCAAAAACATGCACCGCTCTTTGAATTAGATGGTGAACCGGAAGGATTTAATTGGTTGGTCGTAGATGATGCAGAAAATTCAGTCTTTGCTTTTGAACGTAAGAGTAGTGATGGTGAACGCATTATTGTGATCAGTAACTTCACCCCAGTGCCACGCGATGGTTATCGCATTGGAGTGAATACAGCCGGTAAATACGAAGAAATTTTGAATACGGACTCTATGTATTATCAAGGTTCAAACTTGGGAAATTTCGGATTGGTTGAAAGTGAAGAGATTGCCAGCCACGGTCGGGAAAATTCGATTAGTGTAACCATTCCGCCATTAGCAACTATCTATTTGAAATATAACGGGTAA